The following nucleotide sequence is from Synechococcus sp. CBW1004.
CGTTTCTCCCCCACCTGGGCGCGCACATCGGCGATCGCCTCATCAATGAAGGCTGCGGTGGTCCAGTCGGGGGCGCAGCCGCAGATGTGGTACACGAAGTTGCGGATCAGCGCCATGCCGCAGGTGGAGTGCACCACCTCCGGATGGAACTGCACGCCGTAGAGGCGGCGCGTGTGGTCGGCGACGGCCGCCTCGGGTGTGTTGTCGGTGTGGGCCAGCCGCACGAAGCCGTCAGGCAGTCGTTCCACCGAATCGCCGTGGCTCATCCACATCGTCGAGCCATCGTCGACGTTGGTGAGCAGGTCGATCGGGTCATCGACATGCAGTGGGGCCTTGCCGTATTCGGCGCGGCCGGCTGCCACCACGGCCCCGCCCAGCTGCTGCACCATCAGCTGCATGCCGTAGCAGACGCCGAGCACCGGGATGCCCAGCTTCCAGATGCCCGGATCGCAGACGGGTGCACCGTCCTCATAGACCGAACTGGGGCCGCCGCTGAGGATGATCCCCTTCGGTGCGATGGCCCGCAATTCCTCGGCGGTCGTGGTGTATCCCATCACCAGCGAGTACACCTCCGTCTCGCGCACGCGCCGCGCGATCAGTTCGGAATACTGCGAGCCGAAATCGAGGATGACGATCGCCGGGTGACGTCCCTGGCCGGTGGCCTCGGAAGGTGACGGGGACGTATCCGATTGCGACATCAGGCCATCAAGGTTCTGCCTGCACCCTAGGAGCCGACTGCGCGGCGGTCCTCGCGTCGATGTCTCCGCCCAGCTCCCGCAGCAGCCTCTCTCCCACCGGACCCCAGGCGCGGATGCGGCGGCTGCGGTCGAACAGCACCGCCCCCACGGCAGCTCCCGTGGCGCCGTGGCGATCCAGGTAGTCGAGGCAGCGCGTCTCGATGGTGGTGGCCACGCGGCGGCGTACCCGCTCGGCCAGCGCCCCGTCATGCCGGTCGAGCCCACTGAGCCCCGCCTCCACCGTGGCGGCTGCATGCAGGTCGCGCAGGGCGTCGCCGCTCAGGCCTTCGAGGGCTGCGTGGGCCGTGAGGATCTCGAGGCGGCCGTCGGCCAGGTGGTGGTGGGTGTGGAAGATCCCTCCGGCCAGCTTGATCAGCTTGCCCTGATAGCCGAACAGCAGCAGTCGCCGGACTCCTCCCTGGCCGGCCGCCACCAGCACGGGGCCGAGCCAGTTGCCGCATTTGATCAGCAGGTGCGCCGGCAGGCCCAGACGGGGGGCCAGGTCGAGGCCGTTCTCGCCGATCACCAGCACCAGGTCGCCGGCGAAGTCGGGAGCGTCCAGCCGCTGACGCAGGGTTGCAAGCGTCCGTTCCAGCTGATCCGGATCGGCGCTGGCCTGGGTTTCCGCCTGGGTGCCGATCAGAGCCAGGCCGTCCACCACTCCGAAGGCGGCGTTGCTGGTGCGCTCTGCCAGGCGGCGGCCTGCGGGCAGTACCAGCCGCAGCCGCAACTCGCACTCGGCGGGGATGCGCCCGCTGAGGTTGATGTCCAGCAGCCGGCGCGCATAGGCCGAGCTGCAGAGTTCGCCGCTGCCGGCATCGACGCCCACCCCCTCGCCGGCTTCCAGCCTCCAGGCCGCCTTGCCCGCTTCGAGGGGCTCGGAGCGCGGCTCCAGCCGGGCGAACACCCAGACCAGCAGACCGCGGGTGAGGTCGAGCCCGTCGCCGGGATCGCAGATCGTCTCGGCCAGGACCCAGCCGTCGCTCAGCCGGGCGCCCGCCTTCACGGGGATGGCCTCAAGCGTCGTTTCGTCGTCGCTCAGCTGCAGCTCCGTCTCTGCGGGGACCTCCTCCCCCAGCAGCACCGCAAGCGAGGCCGCAGCACCTGCCGCCACCCAGACCGGCAACGTGTATCCATGCGGACGATGGGACAGGGAGGACGGCGCCGCGGCAGGCATCGGGGAGCAGGGGCGACGGGGTGCAGGTGGCGAGAGCGACGGGCCGCAGAGACGGCAGATGGCGATCGGGGGTTCGGCCGAGGCGCCTGCTGTCGCAACAGTGACCGGCGTGGCAGCTGGACCCGAGGGTGTGTGCCGGCGCTGCCCGCACTCTGGGATGGAATGGCCCCGCGGCGGTCGGGAGCCTGGCGGTGAGCCCGGGGTGTCGGGGTGTTCCCTGACCGCTGTCGACTCGATTCCGCCCTGTTCTGCCACGGGGGCGGAGCGGGCTGCGGTGGGATGGACCGAGTCGGCCCCGGCGCTGGCCAGGCTGAGAGCCCGTCCGCGCTGCGGAGGCCAGAAGGCCGTTTTTTAAGGTGGGGGATTGCGCCGCTGTCGTACCCGCCCATGCAGGACAAACTCACCCTGATGATTCCTGGCCCCACTCCGGTGCCGGAAACCGTCCTGCAGGCGATGGGGCGCCACCCGATCGGTCACCGCAGCGCCGACTTCCAGAAGATCGTCAAGCGCACCACCGAGCAACTGCAATGGCTGCATCAGACGAGCAGCGACGTGCTGGTGATCACCGGCAGCGGCACCGCCGCGATGGAGGCCGGGATCATCAACGTGCTGAGCAAGGGCGACACGGTGCTCTGCGGTGACAACGGCAAATTCGGCGAGCGCTGGGTGAAGGTGGCCCAGGCCTACGGCCTGGATGTGCAGGTGATTAAGGCCGAGTGGGGCCAGCCCCTCGATCCCGAGGCCTTCCGCACCGCCCTCGAAGCCGACACGGCCAAGGCGATCAAGGCCGTGATCCTCACCCACTCGGAAACCTCCACCGGGGTGATCAACGACCTGGAAACGATTGCCAAGCATGTGCGTGCCCACGGCACCGCCCTCACCATCGCCGACTGCGTCACCAGCCTCGGGGCCTGCAACGTGCCGATGGATGCCTGGGGCATCGACGTGATCGGCTCTGGCTCCCAGAAGGGCTACATGA
It contains:
- the cbiD gene encoding cobalt-precorrin-5B (C(1))-methyltransferase CbiD, coding for MPAAAPSSLSHRPHGYTLPVWVAAGAAASLAVLLGEEVPAETELQLSDDETTLEAIPVKAGARLSDGWVLAETICDPGDGLDLTRGLLVWVFARLEPRSEPLEAGKAAWRLEAGEGVGVDAGSGELCSSAYARRLLDINLSGRIPAECELRLRLVLPAGRRLAERTSNAAFGVVDGLALIGTQAETQASADPDQLERTLATLRQRLDAPDFAGDLVLVIGENGLDLAPRLGLPAHLLIKCGNWLGPVLVAAGQGGVRRLLLFGYQGKLIKLAGGIFHTHHHLADGRLEILTAHAALEGLSGDALRDLHAAATVEAGLSGLDRHDGALAERVRRRVATTIETRCLDYLDRHGATGAAVGAVLFDRSRRIRAWGPVGERLLRELGGDIDARTAAQSAPRVQAEP
- a CDS encoding alanine--glyoxylate aminotransferase family protein, which gives rise to MQDKLTLMIPGPTPVPETVLQAMGRHPIGHRSADFQKIVKRTTEQLQWLHQTSSDVLVITGSGTAAMEAGIINVLSKGDTVLCGDNGKFGERWVKVAQAYGLDVQVIKAEWGQPLDPEAFRTALEADTAKAIKAVILTHSETSTGVINDLETIAKHVRAHGTALTIADCVTSLGACNVPMDAWGIDVIGSGSQKGYMMPPGLAFVAMSERAWAAYERSDLPKFYLDLGKYRKSAKADSNPFTPAINLYFALEAALEMMQKEGLEAIFARHGRHRAAAQAGMKAIGLPLYAAEGHGSPAITAVAPEGIDAEAMRKAVKEKFDILLAGGQDHLKGKVFRIGHLGFVCDRDVLTAVAAIEATLQDLGLHKATAGAGVAACAAALAQG